A genomic stretch from Streptomyces sp. QL37 includes:
- a CDS encoding 5'-3' exonuclease: MLLDTASLYFRAYFGVPDSVRAPDGTPVNAVRGLLDFIARLVQDHRPDDLVACMDADWRPQWRVDLIPTYKAHRVAVETTEGIPDEEEVPDTLSPQVPVIEAVLDALGIARVGVAPYEADDVIGTLAGRATGPVDIVTGDRDLYQLVDDARRVRVLYPLNGVGTLQITDEAWLRGKYGVDGSGYVDLALLRGDPSDGLPGVPGIGEKTAAKLLDTFGDLAGIMAAVDDPGARLTPSQRKRLDEARDYVAVAPKVVRVADDVPLPDFTPALPREPRDPAALEALANRWGLGNALQRLLLTLQA, from the coding sequence ATGCTCCTCGACACCGCCTCCCTCTACTTCCGCGCCTATTTCGGCGTCCCGGACTCGGTGCGCGCACCGGACGGCACCCCGGTCAACGCCGTGCGCGGACTGCTCGACTTCATCGCCAGGCTGGTCCAGGACCACCGGCCCGACGACCTGGTCGCCTGCATGGACGCGGACTGGCGCCCGCAGTGGCGCGTCGACCTGATCCCGACCTACAAGGCGCACCGGGTGGCCGTCGAGACCACCGAGGGCATCCCCGACGAGGAGGAGGTCCCCGACACCCTCTCCCCGCAGGTCCCGGTGATCGAGGCCGTGCTGGACGCGCTCGGGATCGCCCGGGTGGGCGTCGCGCCGTACGAGGCGGACGACGTGATCGGCACGCTGGCCGGGCGGGCCACCGGCCCGGTGGACATCGTGACCGGGGACCGCGACCTGTATCAGCTGGTCGACGACGCCCGCCGGGTGCGGGTGCTCTACCCGCTGAATGGCGTGGGGACGCTCCAGATCACGGATGAGGCCTGGCTGCGGGGGAAGTACGGCGTGGACGGCAGCGGATACGTCGATCTGGCCCTGCTGCGCGGCGATCCGAGCGACGGGCTGCCCGGGGTCCCCGGTATCGGCGAGAAGACGGCGGCGAAGCTGCTGGACACCTTCGGTGATCTGGCCGGCATCATGGCCGCGGTGGACGATCCCGGGGCCCGGCTGACCCCGTCCCAGCGCAAGCGGCTCGACGAGGCCCGGGACTATGTGGCGGTCGCCCCGAAGGTCGTCCGCGTCGCCGACGACGTGCCGCTGCCCGACTTCACCCCCGCGCTCCCCCGCGAACCGCGCGATCCCGCTGCCCTGGAGGCCCTCGCGAACCGATGGGGCCTCGGAAACGCGCTGCAGCGCCTGCTCCTCACGCTCCAGGCATGA
- a CDS encoding glycine betaine/L-proline ABC transporter ATP-binding protein, whose translation MSRLQAEHLYKVFGRRPDQAVQKLEGGTHRDELRADGTTAAVIDASFTVEPGQIFVVMGLSGSGKSTLLRMLNGLLEPTAGRVLFDGQDLTALSARDLRTVRSRKISMVFQHFALFPHRSVLENAAYGLEVQGVPRAEREARASEALEMTGLAGWEKSWPDELSGGMQQRVGLARALATDADLLLMDESFSALDPLIRRDMQDQLLELQKRLKKTIVFITHDLNEAMRLGDRIAVMRDGEIVQQGTAEDILVRPSNDYVASFIQDVDRSRVLTAGSIMEAPAAGSSDAELKAEAPATVSAETPIAELFTPCSTSGAAVAVTGEDGKVIGMVPRARLLAALGEEPQVDSRADAQVPAPREVKKVIAGA comes from the coding sequence GTGTCAAGGCTGCAAGCTGAGCACTTGTACAAAGTGTTCGGCAGACGACCCGATCAAGCCGTGCAGAAGCTCGAAGGCGGCACACACCGCGACGAGCTGCGCGCCGACGGAACGACCGCAGCGGTGATCGACGCCTCGTTCACCGTGGAACCTGGCCAGATCTTCGTCGTCATGGGACTCTCCGGTTCGGGGAAGTCCACACTGCTGCGGATGCTCAACGGCCTGCTGGAGCCCACCGCCGGCCGTGTGCTCTTCGACGGGCAGGACCTGACCGCCCTGAGCGCCCGTGACCTGCGCACCGTCCGCTCCAGGAAGATCAGCATGGTCTTCCAGCACTTCGCGCTCTTCCCCCACAGGAGCGTCCTGGAGAACGCCGCCTACGGCCTGGAGGTCCAGGGCGTCCCGCGCGCGGAGCGAGAGGCGCGCGCCTCCGAGGCGCTGGAGATGACCGGCCTCGCCGGCTGGGAGAAGTCCTGGCCCGACGAACTGTCCGGCGGTATGCAGCAGCGTGTGGGTCTGGCCCGCGCGCTCGCCACCGACGCCGACCTGCTCCTGATGGACGAGTCCTTCAGCGCGCTCGACCCGCTGATCCGGCGGGACATGCAGGACCAGCTCCTCGAACTGCAGAAGCGTCTGAAGAAGACGATCGTCTTCATCACGCACGACCTCAACGAGGCCATGCGTCTCGGCGACCGCATCGCCGTGATGCGGGACGGCGAGATCGTCCAGCAGGGCACCGCCGAGGACATCCTCGTCCGGCCGTCCAACGACTACGTCGCGTCCTTCATCCAGGACGTCGACCGCTCCCGGGTGCTCACCGCCGGTTCGATCATGGAGGCGCCCGCAGCGGGCAGCTCCGACGCCGAGCTGAAGGCCGAGGCACCCGCGACGGTGTCCGCCGAGACGCCCATCGCCGAGCTCTTCACCCCCTGCTCCACCAGCGGGGCGGCCGTCGCCGTCACCGGTGAGGACGGCAAGGTCATAGGTATGGTCCCGCGCGCCAGGCTGCTCGCCGCGCTCGGCGAGGAACCGCAGGTCGACAGCCGGGCCGACGCCCAGGTTCCGGCCCCGCGTGAGGTCAAGAAGGTGATCGCCGGTGCCTAG